From the Gordonia bronchialis DSM 43247 genome, one window contains:
- a CDS encoding IS630 family transposase, giving the protein MATRGPRAVDIVLTDDERRELEGWARRRTTASGLAMRSRIVLAAADGGSNTEVAQRLGLNRGTVRRWRGRFVEHRCEGLLDEPRPGRPRTVGDEQIKDLITATLETTPKNATHWSTRAMAEHLDMSQSTVSRVWRAFGLAPHKQDSWKLSKDPMFTEKVRDVVGLYMNPPERALVLCVDEKTQIQALDRTQPIFPMLPGTPQRASHDYVRNGTSSLYAALDIASGKVIGSLHSRHRATEFIGFLRKIDAEVPDELDVHLVMDNASTHKTPAVKRWLTSHPRFVVHFTPTSSSWMNLVERWFAELTTKKLQRSTHRTVRALNADIRAWIETWNDNPRPYVWVKTADQILDSIAHYCTRINDSEH; this is encoded by the coding sequence ATGGCAACCCGGGGTCCGCGAGCAGTGGATATTGTTCTGACCGATGACGAGCGCCGTGAGCTCGAAGGGTGGGCGCGTCGGCGAACGACGGCCTCGGGTTTGGCGATGCGCTCACGAATCGTTCTCGCTGCCGCTGATGGCGGGTCGAATACCGAAGTGGCACAACGACTCGGCCTCAACCGAGGTACCGTGCGGCGATGGCGAGGCCGGTTCGTCGAGCACCGCTGCGAGGGGTTGCTCGACGAACCCCGGCCCGGGCGACCTCGAACCGTCGGCGACGAGCAGATCAAAGACCTGATCACCGCAACTCTCGAGACCACTCCGAAGAATGCGACACACTGGTCGACGCGGGCGATGGCTGAGCATCTCGACATGTCGCAGTCAACTGTTTCGCGTGTATGGAGAGCGTTCGGATTGGCTCCACACAAACAGGATTCGTGGAAGCTGTCGAAAGATCCCATGTTCACCGAGAAGGTCCGCGACGTCGTCGGGCTCTACATGAACCCACCCGAACGTGCCCTGGTGCTCTGCGTTGACGAGAAGACCCAGATCCAAGCGCTCGATCGCACCCAGCCGATCTTTCCCATGCTCCCGGGCACCCCGCAACGGGCCAGCCACGACTACGTGCGCAACGGCACCTCCAGCCTGTACGCGGCGTTGGACATCGCGTCGGGCAAAGTCATCGGTTCGCTTCACTCACGGCATCGCGCAACGGAATTCATCGGATTCCTCCGCAAGATCGACGCCGAGGTGCCCGACGAGCTCGACGTCCACCTGGTCATGGACAACGCCTCTACCCACAAGACGCCCGCGGTCAAACGATGGCTGACCTCGCACCCACGATTCGTTGTCCACTTCACCCCGACGAGCTCATCCTGGATGAACCTCGTCGAACGCTGGTTCGCCGAACTGACCACCAAGAAGCTCCAACGCTCCACCCACCGCACCGTGAGAGCGCTCAACGCCGACATCAGAGCATGGATCGAGACCTGGAACGACAACCCCCGCCCCTACGTGTGGGTCAAGACCGCTGACCAGATCCTCGACTCCATCGCCCACTACTGCACACGAATTAATGACTCAGAACACTAG
- a CDS encoding lycopene cyclase family protein, whose protein sequence is MPDVIVVGAGPAGRALTHRLLARDVTVTLVDPAPDRPWRSTYACWADEIPDWLDTDRTIAASVSTVAVWGRRHHTVTRPYSVFDTAALQRCLSVDDAFVVAARAGSITPTTIRLDDGTSMTAAAVIDARGSVGAGPRQTAWGVVVPRSAARPALGEHEAVLMDWRDHHQVGGDELGATPSFLYAVPLDADRVLLEETCLAGDPAIEVAALRERLGRRLAAIGVDAAAVTGTEAVSFRLTGVLGAPWRHAPPLFGARAGIMHPATGYSVAAALAAADPLARELAAGGDPNRQLWPTRARIVHRLRQVGLRALLDFDAPATVDFFDTFFDLPTHRQRTYLSDRTDAAALSATMAALFAACDNRTRRRLARAVLTPR, encoded by the coding sequence ATGCCGGATGTGATCGTGGTCGGGGCCGGCCCGGCCGGCCGTGCCCTGACCCACCGGTTGCTCGCGCGGGACGTCACCGTCACGCTCGTCGACCCGGCCCCCGACCGGCCGTGGCGCTCGACATACGCCTGCTGGGCCGACGAAATACCCGACTGGCTGGACACCGACCGCACCATCGCCGCGTCGGTGTCCACGGTGGCTGTCTGGGGCCGCCGCCACCACACGGTGACACGGCCGTACTCGGTATTCGATACCGCCGCGCTACAACGGTGTCTGTCCGTCGACGACGCATTCGTGGTCGCTGCGCGCGCGGGATCGATCACCCCGACGACGATCCGGCTCGACGACGGCACGTCGATGACCGCCGCTGCGGTCATCGACGCACGCGGCAGCGTCGGGGCCGGTCCACGTCAGACCGCGTGGGGTGTCGTCGTGCCGCGCTCCGCCGCCCGGCCCGCTCTCGGGGAGCACGAGGCCGTCCTGATGGACTGGCGCGACCACCATCAGGTCGGCGGTGACGAACTCGGCGCCACGCCGTCGTTCCTGTACGCCGTACCGCTCGACGCCGACCGTGTCCTTCTCGAAGAGACCTGTCTCGCAGGCGATCCCGCCATCGAAGTGGCCGCCCTGCGGGAGCGGCTGGGTCGCCGGCTCGCCGCGATCGGTGTCGATGCGGCGGCAGTCACCGGCACCGAGGCGGTGTCGTTCCGGCTGACCGGCGTTTTGGGTGCCCCCTGGCGACATGCTCCCCCACTGTTCGGTGCACGCGCCGGGATCATGCATCCGGCCACCGGCTACAGCGTCGCCGCCGCGCTGGCCGCCGCCGACCCGCTGGCGAGGGAACTAGCGGCCGGCGGCGACCCGAATCGACAGTTGTGGCCAACCCGGGCCCGCATCGTTCATCGCCTTCGGCAGGTCGGGCTGCGCGCACTGCTCGACTTCGACGCGCCGGCCACCGTCGACTTCTTCGACACCTTCTTCGACCTGCCCACCCACCGTCAGCGCACCTACCTGTCCGACCGCACCGACGCGGCCGCCCTGAGCGCGACCATGGCCGCATTGTTCGCCGCATGCGACAACCGGACCCGGCGGCGGCTGGCGCGCGCGGTGCTCACCCCGCGCTAG
- a CDS encoding SDR family oxidoreductase — protein MTHSTSIPSTSDLTGKSALVTGASRGIGLGIATELARRGASVVITSRKPEPLAAAADEIRAAVPDAKVTACPGNTGDETHRSEAVAATVELGGAIDILVNNTGINPLFGPLMDADLGAFRKIFDTNVVAGLGFIQEAFRAGMSQRGGAVVNIASVAGLRSSGVIAAYGASKAAMIRLTSELAWELGKNNIRVNAIAPAIVRTRFAKDLIAGENEARAIKGYPLGRLGETEDIARAAAFLVSDESAWITGQTLAVDGGLLSTGTM, from the coding sequence GTGACGCACTCCACATCCATCCCGAGCACATCCGACCTGACCGGCAAGTCCGCCCTGGTGACCGGCGCCAGCCGCGGAATCGGTCTCGGTATCGCCACCGAACTGGCACGACGCGGGGCCTCCGTGGTCATCACGAGTCGCAAGCCAGAGCCGCTGGCCGCCGCGGCCGACGAGATCCGCGCGGCCGTTCCCGATGCGAAAGTGACCGCCTGCCCGGGCAACACCGGTGACGAAACTCACCGCTCCGAAGCCGTCGCGGCCACCGTCGAGCTGGGTGGGGCGATCGACATCCTGGTCAACAACACCGGCATCAATCCGCTGTTCGGTCCGCTGATGGATGCCGACCTCGGCGCGTTCCGCAAGATCTTCGACACCAATGTGGTCGCCGGTCTCGGGTTCATCCAGGAGGCCTTCCGGGCCGGGATGTCGCAGCGCGGCGGGGCCGTGGTGAACATCGCCTCGGTCGCCGGACTGCGGTCGTCCGGTGTGATCGCCGCCTACGGCGCCTCCAAGGCGGCGATGATCCGGCTGACCTCCGAACTCGCGTGGGAGCTCGGCAAGAACAACATCCGGGTCAACGCCATCGCCCCGGCCATCGTGCGCACCCGGTTCGCCAAGGACCTCATCGCCGGCGAGAACGAGGCCCGCGCGATCAAGGGGTATCCGCTGGGCCGGCTGGGCGAGACCGAGGACATCGCCCGGGCGGCGGCGTTCCTGGTGAGCGACGAATCGGCATGGATCACCGGTCAGACCCTCGCCGTCGACGGCGGGTTGCTCTCGACCGGCACCATGTAG
- a CDS encoding ABC-F family ATP-binding cassette domain-containing protein codes for MITATDLEVRAGARTLLSAPGDALRIQPGDRIGLVGRNGAGKTTTLRILAGETEPYGGAIRSSGEIGYLPQDPKEGDLDVLAKDRVLSARGLDAILRDMEKQQAQMAEAADDRARDKAVAKYGRLEERFAALGGYVAESDAARICHSLGLPDRVLGQALRTLSGGQRRRIELARILFAASDDSGKSDTTLLLDEPTNHLDADSITWLRGFLQNHEGGLVVISHDVDLLADVVNRVWFLDAVRGEADVYNMGWQRYLDARATDEQRRRRERANAEKKASALRAQAAKLGAKATKATAAQNMLKRADRMLSSLDEERVADRTARIRFPDPATCGKTPLMASGLSKSYGSLEIFTGVDLAIDKGSRVVVLGLNGAGKTTLLKLLAGVEKPDTGSMEPGYGLKIGYFAQEHDTLDDMASVWENIRHAAPDAGEQDLRGLLGAFMFTGPQLDQPAGTLSGGEKTRLALAGLVSSAANVLLLDEPTNNLDPISREQVLDALRSYTGAVVLVTHDPGAAAALDPQRVILLPDGTEDHWSDEYQELIELA; via the coding sequence GTGATCACCGCGACCGACCTGGAAGTTCGAGCGGGTGCTCGGACCCTGTTGTCGGCGCCCGGCGACGCGTTGCGTATTCAGCCCGGCGACCGGATCGGCCTCGTCGGCCGCAACGGTGCCGGCAAGACCACCACCTTGCGCATCCTGGCCGGGGAGACCGAACCCTATGGCGGCGCGATCCGCAGCAGCGGTGAGATCGGGTATCTCCCCCAGGACCCCAAGGAGGGCGATCTCGACGTCCTGGCCAAGGACCGGGTGCTCTCCGCGCGCGGCCTCGACGCCATCCTGCGCGACATGGAGAAGCAGCAGGCGCAGATGGCCGAGGCGGCCGATGACCGCGCCCGCGACAAGGCTGTCGCCAAATACGGGCGCCTCGAGGAGCGTTTCGCCGCGCTCGGCGGATACGTCGCCGAATCCGACGCCGCCCGCATCTGCCACAGTCTCGGTCTGCCGGACCGGGTACTCGGGCAGGCGCTGCGTACCCTGTCCGGCGGGCAGCGTCGTCGAATCGAGTTGGCGCGCATCCTGTTCGCCGCATCCGACGACTCCGGGAAATCCGACACGACGCTGCTGCTCGACGAACCGACCAACCACCTCGACGCCGACTCGATCACCTGGCTGCGCGGCTTCCTGCAGAACCACGAGGGCGGACTTGTCGTGATCAGCCACGACGTCGATCTGCTCGCCGACGTGGTCAATCGGGTCTGGTTCCTCGACGCGGTGCGCGGCGAGGCCGACGTCTACAACATGGGCTGGCAGCGCTATCTCGACGCGCGGGCCACCGATGAGCAGCGTCGTCGGCGCGAACGCGCGAACGCGGAGAAGAAGGCGTCGGCGTTGCGGGCGCAGGCCGCCAAACTCGGGGCCAAGGCCACCAAGGCGACCGCCGCACAGAATATGCTCAAACGTGCCGACCGCATGCTCAGCTCACTCGACGAGGAGCGGGTGGCCGACCGCACGGCCCGCATCCGGTTCCCCGACCCGGCCACCTGCGGCAAGACGCCACTGATGGCCTCCGGGCTCTCCAAGAGTTACGGATCGCTGGAGATCTTCACCGGCGTCGATCTCGCCATCGACAAGGGCAGCCGGGTGGTGGTGCTCGGCCTCAACGGCGCGGGTAAGACCACGTTGCTGAAACTGCTTGCCGGCGTGGAGAAACCGGACACCGGCTCGATGGAACCCGGATACGGGCTCAAGATCGGGTACTTCGCGCAGGAACACGACACGCTCGACGACATGGCGTCGGTGTGGGAGAACATTCGCCATGCCGCGCCGGACGCGGGGGAGCAGGATCTGCGTGGTCTGCTCGGTGCCTTCATGTTCACCGGCCCGCAACTCGATCAGCCGGCCGGCACCCTGTCCGGTGGTGAGAAGACCCGTCTCGCGCTCGCCGGTCTGGTCTCGTCGGCCGCGAATGTGCTGCTGCTCGACGAGCCGACCAACAACCTCGATCCCATCTCCCGCGAGCAGGTCCTCGACGCACTCCGCAGCTACACCGGTGCGGTCGTGCTCGTCACCCACGACCCGGGTGCCGCGGCCGCCCTCGACCCGCAGCGGGTGATCCTGCTGCCCGACGGGACCGAGGATCACTGGTCCGACGAGTACCAGGAACTCATCGAGTTGGCCTGA
- a CDS encoding acyl-CoA synthetase, translating into MFPGNFVATTPDKPAVIAAATGEQVTYAQLDDNSTRLANHLESLGLAPGDCIAVVSANDLRIFDVYWAALRSGLYVTAVNHHLTAAETNYILGDCNAKVLFAGASVADAVAASGEIDVLARPGHRIVWGGTLDGFEDYDAILASASPEPRTDQPRGTDMLYSSGTTGRPKGIKTPMPEGQVNEVPDAYTAIFAPMYGFDDSTVYLSPAPLYHAAPLRYCGVTNSVGGTVVFLDRFEPEAALAAIEKYHVTHSQWVPTMFIRMLKLPAEIRDKYDVSSMKLAVHAAAPCPVEVKRAMIDWWGPVIHEYYASTEAAGATFIGPQEALDHPGSVGKPLLGVIHVCDEDGAELPTGEVGQVYFERDAVPFQYHNDPEKTRKSQHPEHENWSTTGDVGYVDDEGYLYLTDRKAFMIISGGVNIYPQEAENVLINHPAVFDVAVIGVPDPDLGEVAKACVQLSEGYLPSDELADELISFTKDSIAAYKAPRSVDFVDDLPRTPTGKLVKGQLRKRYWPAATV; encoded by the coding sequence TTGTTCCCAGGAAATTTCGTCGCCACCACCCCCGACAAGCCGGCCGTCATCGCGGCTGCCACCGGCGAGCAGGTCACCTACGCGCAACTCGACGACAACTCCACGCGACTGGCCAATCACCTCGAGTCGCTGGGACTGGCACCGGGTGACTGTATTGCGGTGGTGTCCGCGAACGACCTGCGGATTTTCGACGTGTACTGGGCCGCACTGCGCAGCGGCCTCTACGTCACCGCGGTCAATCATCACCTGACCGCCGCCGAGACCAACTACATTCTTGGCGACTGCAACGCCAAGGTGCTCTTCGCCGGGGCCTCGGTGGCCGACGCGGTCGCCGCCTCCGGGGAGATCGACGTGCTCGCCCGGCCCGGACATCGCATCGTCTGGGGCGGCACCCTCGACGGCTTCGAGGACTACGACGCGATCCTGGCGTCGGCCTCGCCGGAACCACGGACCGATCAGCCGCGGGGCACCGACATGCTCTACTCCTCGGGCACCACCGGGCGGCCCAAGGGCATCAAGACCCCGATGCCCGAGGGTCAGGTCAACGAGGTGCCGGACGCCTACACCGCGATCTTCGCGCCGATGTACGGCTTCGACGACTCGACCGTCTACCTCTCCCCCGCCCCGCTCTATCATGCTGCGCCGCTGCGGTATTGCGGGGTCACCAACTCCGTGGGCGGGACGGTTGTCTTCCTGGATCGCTTCGAGCCCGAGGCGGCCCTGGCCGCGATCGAGAAGTACCACGTCACCCACAGTCAGTGGGTGCCCACCATGTTCATCCGGATGCTCAAACTGCCCGCCGAGATCCGCGACAAGTACGACGTGAGCAGCATGAAGCTGGCCGTCCACGCCGCCGCTCCCTGCCCGGTGGAGGTCAAGCGCGCGATGATCGACTGGTGGGGTCCGGTCATTCACGAGTACTACGCGTCCACTGAGGCCGCCGGTGCCACCTTCATCGGGCCGCAGGAAGCACTCGACCACCCCGGTTCGGTCGGCAAACCGCTCCTCGGCGTCATCCACGTCTGCGACGAGGACGGTGCCGAACTCCCGACCGGCGAAGTGGGACAGGTGTACTTCGAGCGCGACGCGGTGCCCTTCCAGTACCACAACGATCCCGAGAAGACCCGTAAGTCCCAGCACCCGGAGCATGAAAACTGGTCCACCACAGGCGATGTCGGCTACGTCGACGACGAGGGCTACTTGTACCTCACCGATCGCAAGGCCTTCATGATCATCTCCGGCGGCGTCAACATCTATCCCCAGGAAGCCGAGAACGTCCTCATCAACCATCCCGCTGTGTTCGATGTCGCGGTGATCGGCGTGCCCGACCCCGATCTGGGCGAGGTCGCCAAGGCGTGCGTGCAACTCTCCGAGGGATACCTGCCGTCGGATGAACTCGCCGACGAGCTGATTTCGTTCACGAAGGATTCGATTGCCGCCTACAAGGCGCCACGATCGGTCGACTTCGTCGACGACCTTCCTCGGACACCCACCGGAAAGCTCGTGAAAGGTCAACTGCGCAAGCGCTATTGGCCGGCCGCCACGGTCTGA
- a CDS encoding GMC oxidoreductase, which produces MKRDISTQGVSRRSVLVGAAGLGALGALDAAVAPRAHATPAPGPSAIVIGSGFGGAVAALRLGRAGISTTVLERGRRWPIRPDGNTFATFTSPDRRAAWFSDTVGLTGTIGIPVTRYPGILDRIKGNGIDAVYGAGVGGGSLAFGAFTPVPRRVDFEHVFPGGADYDELVRTYYPRAKKMLGASPLPADIMAHPRYVGTRSWRATVRRYGKEPVSFDYAINWDVVRDELAGRIKPAIITGELGFGVNSGAKNSVDHNYLPAAEATGHVTIKPMHEVFEIRPRERRRGFVVSARVIDENHRTVQVVTLEADYLFLAAGSFHTTRMLVEARAKGTLPRLSPRIGDGFGANGDFLTARTALSDDYGAVQGGPGFGRVYEDDMPGGPVSMVYHSTPVPAPLGKTLTTNLIQAHTEERGTIDYDHATRSAVINYPHPEGNDLDRRGAAFAERFRQRAEIRHGRTTSGVPVYSRAAGFGSASTYHGLGGVVMNRAATMDGAVRGYENLYVVDGSFVPGAVGLVNPALTITALAERTMERFLARR; this is translated from the coding sequence GTGAAACGAGACATTTCCACCCAAGGCGTCTCTCGCCGTTCCGTTCTGGTCGGCGCCGCCGGCCTCGGTGCCCTCGGCGCGCTGGACGCCGCCGTCGCACCCCGGGCGCACGCCACGCCGGCACCGGGTCCCAGCGCGATCGTCATCGGCAGCGGGTTCGGCGGTGCGGTCGCGGCGCTGCGTCTCGGCCGGGCCGGGATCTCCACCACCGTTCTCGAACGCGGTCGGCGCTGGCCGATCCGCCCGGACGGCAACACCTTTGCCACGTTCACCTCCCCGGACCGGCGCGCGGCCTGGTTCAGCGACACGGTCGGACTGACCGGCACGATCGGCATCCCGGTCACGCGGTACCCGGGCATCCTCGACCGCATCAAGGGAAACGGCATCGACGCGGTGTACGGCGCCGGAGTCGGTGGCGGTTCGCTGGCCTTCGGCGCCTTCACACCCGTACCCCGCCGCGTCGACTTCGAGCACGTCTTCCCCGGGGGCGCCGACTACGACGAACTGGTACGCACGTACTACCCGCGCGCAAAGAAGATGCTCGGCGCGTCGCCCCTGCCGGCCGACATCATGGCGCATCCGCGTTACGTGGGCACCCGCTCCTGGCGGGCCACCGTCCGCCGTTACGGCAAAGAGCCTGTCAGCTTCGACTACGCCATCAACTGGGACGTGGTCCGCGACGAGCTGGCCGGGCGCATCAAGCCCGCCATCATCACCGGTGAACTCGGCTTCGGCGTCAACAGCGGTGCCAAGAACTCCGTGGACCACAACTACCTGCCGGCCGCCGAGGCCACCGGCCACGTCACGATCAAACCCATGCACGAGGTCTTCGAGATCCGTCCGCGAGAACGTCGCCGAGGATTCGTCGTGTCCGCGCGCGTCATCGACGAGAACCACCGCACAGTCCAAGTGGTGACCCTCGAAGCCGACTATCTGTTCCTCGCGGCCGGCTCCTTCCACACCACCCGGATGCTGGTGGAGGCGAGGGCAAAGGGCACCTTGCCCCGGCTCTCACCCCGCATCGGCGACGGCTTCGGCGCCAACGGTGACTTCCTCACCGCCCGGACCGCACTCTCCGACGACTACGGTGCCGTGCAGGGCGGGCCCGGGTTCGGCCGGGTCTACGAGGACGATATGCCCGGCGGACCGGTATCGATGGTCTATCACTCCACACCGGTGCCCGCACCACTCGGAAAGACGTTGACCACCAACCTCATCCAGGCGCATACCGAGGAGCGAGGCACCATTGACTACGATCACGCGACCCGTTCGGCAGTCATCAACTACCCCCACCCGGAGGGCAACGATCTCGACCGCCGCGGCGCGGCGTTCGCCGAGCGGTTCCGGCAGCGCGCGGAGATCCGGCACGGACGTACCACGAGCGGCGTGCCCGTCTATTCGCGGGCGGCCGGCTTCGGGTCGGCGAGCACGTATCACGGCCTGGGTGGGGTGGTGATGAACCGCGCGGCGACGATGGACGGCGCGGTGCGCGGCTACGAGAACCTGTACGTCGTCGACGGCTCGTTCGTGCCGGGCGCGGTGGGACTGGTGAACCCGGCGCTGACCATCACCGCACTCGCCGAACGGACGATGGAACGGTTCCTGGCGCGGCGTTGA
- a CDS encoding GMC oxidoreductase, translating to MPRRAVLRGAVGLGALAAVSTATGRATDPAQAGNTPTAIVIGSGFGGAVAALRLGQAGFRTTVFERGRRWPIRRDQNTFATFDRPDRRAAWFRDSAGISSALQVPVERYPGVLDTISGNGVETVYGAGVGGGSLVFGAFSAQPDRPDFELVFPGGTGYSELDRIYYPRARRMLGASNVPADVLAHPNYVGARSWLRVIARYGVTPRFIDYAVDWDIVREELAGRARPGVSIGDLSYGVNSGAKNSVDHNYLPAAEATGNVTIKPMHEVFEIRTRSRRAGFVVRARQIDDRHRTVRVVSAEADHLFMAAGSFHTTSLLVQARARGLLPNLSARIGDGFGTNGDFLIVRTALRDPYGPLQGGPGYARIREDRLPGGPVAIVYQASPFPSPLGGVATTHLIQVHTDERGTIDFDHATGGTRLTYPHRAGSSTLDRRAIAFARHFHERTETRHGYPLNGIPLFDRAYGFGSASTFHGLGGVVVGRAATPDGAIIGYDNLHVVDGSFCPGAVGLVNPSLTITALAERIMDRFLTRH from the coding sequence GCAGGCCGGGAACACGCCGACGGCCATCGTCATCGGTAGCGGGTTCGGCGGTGCGGTGGCAGCACTCCGTCTGGGACAGGCCGGTTTTCGCACGACGGTTTTCGAACGCGGCCGCCGATGGCCGATCCGTCGCGACCAGAACACGTTTGCCACCTTTGACCGGCCCGACCGCCGGGCCGCGTGGTTTCGGGACAGCGCAGGGATCTCCAGCGCCCTGCAGGTGCCCGTGGAGCGCTATCCCGGTGTGCTGGACACGATCTCCGGAAACGGCGTCGAAACGGTGTACGGGGCGGGCGTCGGCGGCGGCTCGCTGGTGTTCGGCGCGTTCTCGGCACAACCCGACCGACCCGACTTCGAACTCGTATTCCCAGGCGGCACAGGCTATTCCGAACTCGACCGGATCTACTACCCGCGTGCACGGCGCATGCTGGGCGCGAGCAACGTGCCAGCGGATGTTTTGGCCCACCCCAACTACGTGGGCGCACGGTCGTGGCTGAGGGTCATCGCGCGGTACGGCGTCACACCGCGATTCATCGATTACGCCGTCGACTGGGACATCGTCCGCGAGGAGTTGGCCGGCCGGGCCCGCCCCGGCGTGAGCATCGGCGATCTCTCCTACGGTGTGAACAGCGGGGCCAAGAACTCCGTGGACCACAATTACCTGCCGGCCGCCGAGGCCACCGGCAACGTCACCATCAAACCCATGCACGAGGTCTTCGAGATTCGAACACGTTCTCGCCGAGCGGGTTTCGTCGTCCGGGCCCGGCAGATCGATGACCGGCACCGCACCGTTCGGGTGGTCAGCGCCGAGGCCGATCACCTGTTCATGGCCGCTGGCTCCTTCCACACGACATCGCTGCTCGTGCAGGCCAGGGCACGCGGACTGTTGCCGAATCTGTCAGCCAGGATCGGTGACGGTTTCGGCACCAACGGTGACTTCCTCATCGTGCGTACCGCCCTGCGCGATCCCTACGGCCCCCTGCAGGGAGGTCCGGGATATGCGCGGATCCGGGAGGACCGTCTTCCCGGCGGTCCGGTGGCGATCGTCTACCAGGCCAGTCCCTTCCCGTCGCCACTCGGCGGCGTGGCCACCACCCATCTCATTCAGGTACACACCGACGAGCGCGGCACCATCGATTTCGACCACGCCACCGGTGGCACCCGGCTCACCTATCCACATCGCGCCGGCAGTAGCACACTCGACCGGCGCGCGATCGCCTTCGCCCGGCACTTCCACGAGCGAACCGAGACACGACATGGATACCCGCTCAACGGGATTCCGCTGTTCGACCGCGCCTATGGGTTCGGTTCGGCGAGCACCTTCCACGGTCTCGGCGGAGTGGTCGTGGGTAGGGCGGCGACGCCGGACGGCGCGATCATCGGCTACGACAATCTCCACGTCGTCGACGGCTCATTCTGCCCGGGCGCGGTCGGCCTGGTGAACCCGTCGCTCACCATCACCGCGCTCGCCGAACGCATCATGGATCGCTTCCTGACACGTCACTGA